From the genome of Suricata suricatta isolate VVHF042 chromosome 3, meerkat_22Aug2017_6uvM2_HiC, whole genome shotgun sequence, one region includes:
- the LHX9 gene encoding LIM/homeobox protein Lhx9 isoform X1, which translates to MEIVGCRAEDNSCPFRPPAMLFHGISGGHIQGIMEEMERRSKTEARLAKGAQLNGRDAGMPPLSPEKPALCAGCGGKISDRYYLLAVDKQWHLRCLKCCECKLALESELTCFAKDGSIYCKEDYYRRFSVQRCARCHLGISASEMVMRARDSVYHLSCFTCSTCNKTLTTGDHFGMKDSLVYCRAHFETLLQGEYPPQLSYTELAAKSGGLALPYFNGTGTVQKGRPRKRKSPALGVDIVNYNSGCNENEADHLDRDQQPYPPSQKTKRMRTSFKHHQLRTMKSYFAINHNPDAKDLKQLAQKTGLTKRVLQGEQILGHYSQTSRRLKIP; encoded by the exons ATGGAAATAGTGGGGTGCCGAGCAGAAGACAACTCGTGTCCTTTCCGTCCCCCAGCCATGCTCTTCCACGGGATCTCCGGAGGCCACATCCAAGGCATCATGGAGGAGATGGAGCGCAGATCTAAGACCGAGGCCCGCCTGGCCAAAGGCGCTCAGCTCAACGGCCGCGACGCG GGCATGCCCCCGCTGAGCCCCGAGAAGCCCGCTCTCTGCGCCGGCTGCGGGGGCAAGATCTCGGACAGGTACTACCTGCTGGCTGTGGACAAACAGTGGCACCTGAGGTGCCTCAAGTGCTGTGAATGTAAGCTGGCCCTCGAGTCGGAGCTCACCTGCTTCGCCAAGGACGGTAGCATTTACTGCAAGGAGGATTACTACAG AAGGTTCTCTGTGCAGAGATGTGCCCGCTGCCACCTTGGCATCTCCGCCTCCGAGATGGTCATGCGTGCCCGAGACTCCGTCTACCACCTGAGCTGTTTCACCTGCTCCACTTGCAACAAGACCCTGACCACGGGCGACCATTTTGGCATGAAGGACAGCCTGGTGTACTGCCGCGCCCACTTCGAGACCCTCTTGCAAGGAGAGTATCCACCGCAGCTGAGCTACACTGAGCTGGCGGCCAAGAGCGGCGGCTTGGCCCTGCCTTACTTCAACGGCACTGGCACCGTGCAGAAAGGGCGGCCCCGGAAGCGGAAGAGCCCAGCGCTGGGAGTGGACATCGTCAATTACAACTCAG GTTGTAATGAGAATGAGGCTGACCACCTGGACCGGGATCAGCAGCCTTACCCACCCTCACAGAAGACCAAGCGCATGCGCACCTCCTTCAAGCACCACCAGCTCCGGACCATGAAATCCTACTTTGCCATCAACCACAACCCGGATGCCAAGGACCTCAAGCAGCTTGCTCAGAAAACAGGCCTCACCAAAAGAGTTTTGCAG GGAGAACAAATCTTGGGGCATTACAGCCAAACATCCCGACGTTTGAAAATTCCCTAA
- the LHX9 gene encoding LIM/homeobox protein Lhx9 isoform X2, with amino-acid sequence MLNGTTLEAAMLFHGISGGHIQGIMEEMERRSKTEARLAKGAQLNGRDAGMPPLSPEKPALCAGCGGKISDRYYLLAVDKQWHLRCLKCCECKLALESELTCFAKDGSIYCKEDYYRRFSVQRCARCHLGISASEMVMRARDSVYHLSCFTCSTCNKTLTTGDHFGMKDSLVYCRAHFETLLQGEYPPQLSYTELAAKSGGLALPYFNGTGTVQKGRPRKRKSPALGVDIVNYNSGCNENEADHLDRDQQPYPPSQKTKRMRTSFKHHQLRTMKSYFAINHNPDAKDLKQLAQKTGLTKRVLQGEQILGHYSQTSRRLKIP; translated from the exons CCATGCTCTTCCACGGGATCTCCGGAGGCCACATCCAAGGCATCATGGAGGAGATGGAGCGCAGATCTAAGACCGAGGCCCGCCTGGCCAAAGGCGCTCAGCTCAACGGCCGCGACGCG GGCATGCCCCCGCTGAGCCCCGAGAAGCCCGCTCTCTGCGCCGGCTGCGGGGGCAAGATCTCGGACAGGTACTACCTGCTGGCTGTGGACAAACAGTGGCACCTGAGGTGCCTCAAGTGCTGTGAATGTAAGCTGGCCCTCGAGTCGGAGCTCACCTGCTTCGCCAAGGACGGTAGCATTTACTGCAAGGAGGATTACTACAG AAGGTTCTCTGTGCAGAGATGTGCCCGCTGCCACCTTGGCATCTCCGCCTCCGAGATGGTCATGCGTGCCCGAGACTCCGTCTACCACCTGAGCTGTTTCACCTGCTCCACTTGCAACAAGACCCTGACCACGGGCGACCATTTTGGCATGAAGGACAGCCTGGTGTACTGCCGCGCCCACTTCGAGACCCTCTTGCAAGGAGAGTATCCACCGCAGCTGAGCTACACTGAGCTGGCGGCCAAGAGCGGCGGCTTGGCCCTGCCTTACTTCAACGGCACTGGCACCGTGCAGAAAGGGCGGCCCCGGAAGCGGAAGAGCCCAGCGCTGGGAGTGGACATCGTCAATTACAACTCAG GTTGTAATGAGAATGAGGCTGACCACCTGGACCGGGATCAGCAGCCTTACCCACCCTCACAGAAGACCAAGCGCATGCGCACCTCCTTCAAGCACCACCAGCTCCGGACCATGAAATCCTACTTTGCCATCAACCACAACCCGGATGCCAAGGACCTCAAGCAGCTTGCTCAGAAAACAGGCCTCACCAAAAGAGTTTTGCAG GGAGAACAAATCTTGGGGCATTACAGCCAAACATCCCGACGTTTGAAAATTCCCTAA